A window of Panicum virgatum strain AP13 chromosome 8K, P.virgatum_v5, whole genome shotgun sequence contains these coding sequences:
- the LOC120645662 gene encoding uncharacterized protein LOC120645662, whose product MVTVSTMSSTTSAASPLSGGADGSFDDALFTNPYVTVNVKAHVPMMLELQCSDYTKWSSFFRAMCGKFGLMRHIDGTAPPPPTDPLWPAWVQIDFWVHSWIYGSVSEAGLDFTMGSDDQTARDLWMTISKHFQSNKVPRAIYLSHATMTQGVLSISDYGQEMKKAADAVWDIGEPVLESTLVLNLLRGLNPRFINIAYYITGLNLDFTGALDQLAIKELQLANADQVAASTALIASSTISYSSSTCRSSSSTSAPLQQSGGHQQQHHCKGEGKGGSGRQQQRGPIPASPWVCFNP is encoded by the coding sequence ATGGTGACCGTCAGCACCATGTCTTCCACCACTAGCGCTGCCTCTCCTCTGTCTGGTGGTGCAGATGGCTCCTTCGATGATGCTCTCTTCACCAATCCCTACGTCACCGTCAATGTCAAGGCCCATGTCCCCATGATGCTCGAGCTGCAGTGCTCCGACTACACCAAGTGGTCCTCCTTCTTCCGTGCGATGTGCGGCAAGTTCGGCTTGATGCGGCACATCGACGgcaccgcccctcctcctcccaccgACCCACTCTGGCCAGCGTGGGTACAGATAGACTTCTGGGTCCATAGTTGGATCTACGGCTCTGTCTCCGAGGCTGGCCTCGACTTCACCATGGGCAGCGATGACCAGACTGCCCGCGACCTCTGGATGACGATCTCCAAGCACTTCCAGTCCAACAAGGTGCCGCGGGCGATCTACCTGAGTCATGCCACCATGACTCAGGGCGTCCTCTCCATCTCTGACTATGGTCAAGAGATGAAGAAGGCTGCGGATGCCGTATGGGACATTGGCGAACCTGTCTTGGAGTCCACCCTCGTCCTCAATCTGCTTCGAGGGCTCAACCCCCGCTTCATCAACATTGCGTACTACATCACCGGCCTGAATCTCGACTTCACCGGTGCCCTTGACCAACTCGCCATCAAGGAACTGCAGCTTGCCAATGCTGATCAGGTGGCGGCATCCACTGCCCTCATCGCCAGCAGCACCATCTCCTACAGTTCTTCTACTTGCCGTTCCAGCTCCTCCACCTCGGCGCCCCTGCAACAGTCTGGcggccaccagcagcagcatcactgTAAGGGCGAGGGCAAGGGTGGCAGTGGCAGACAGCAGCAGCGTGGCCCCATTCCTGCTAGTCCGTGGGTCTGCTTCAACCCATAG